Below is a genomic region from Tepidiforma bonchosmolovskayae.
ACGGCTGCACCGACGCAGGGCGGCCAGGGCGTCACGCTCAAGTTCCTCAACATCCGGGTGTACGACCCGCCGTGCGTGGACCCGAGCGACCAGCGCTGCCAGCCGCCGGTGACGACGACGCCGCCGACCACGCCGCCCACGACGCCGCCCACCACCACGACCCCGCCGACGACGCCGCCGACGACGGTGACGCCGCCGACGAACACGCCGACGCCGACGCCGACGAACACGCCGGTGACGCAGGTCGCGGGTGAGAAGACGCCCGGGCCCGGCGCCTCGCCGACGCCGCTGGCGCCGTCGACGGGCTACGGCTTCGGCGGCGCCCAGGGCGGCATGAGCCTGCTGCTCGTGCTCGCCGGCCTCATCAGCCTCAGCCTCGGCCTCGGGTTCATCGCCCTCGGCCGGCGCACCAACCGGTAACGTCCCGGCCGGCAGCCGCCGGCCCCGGTGACCCACCCCGAGGCCCCGGGAACCCCTCCCGGGGCCTCGCCGCGTCCCAGGGATGAGGGAGGAGGGAGCCCCGCCCATCCCTTCCGCCCCGCCGAGGGAGGAGGGAGCCCCTCTCCTCCCGTCCTCCCCGCCGAGGGAGAAGGGAACCCCGCCCATCCCTTCCGCCCCGCCGAGGGAGGAGGGAAGAGATGCTCACGCTTCTCCCTCCTCCCTTCTCCCTCCCTGCTGGGGCGGGGCCGCGCGGACGCGGGGTTCCCTTCTCCCTCCTCCCTGGGGCGGCGGCCTGGGCGGACGCGGGGTTCCCTTCTCCCTCCTCCCTGGGGCGGCGGCCTGGGCGGACGCGGGGCTCCCTCCTCCCTCCTCCCTGGGGCAGGGCCGGGGCGGAGGCGGGGCCTCCCTCCTCCCTCTAAACTACGTCCATGAGCACCATCCGCATCGGCCTCATCGGCGCGGGCGCCAACACCGCCGCCCAGCACATCCCCGGCTTCCGCCGCATCCCCGGCGTCGAAATCGTCGGCGTCGTCAACCGCACCCCCGAGAGCTCCCGCCGCGTCGCCGACCAGTTCGGCATCCCGCGCGTCTTCGAAAGCCCCGAAGCCCTCTGCGCCGACCCCGAAATCGACGCTGTCTGCATCGGCACCTGGCCGTACAAACACCGCGACTACACCATCATGGCCCTCGAAGCCGGCAAGCACGTCCTCTGCGAAGCCCGCATGGCGATGGACCTGCCCGAGGCGCTCGAGATGCTCGCCGCCGCCCGGCGCCACCCGGAACTCGTCGCCCAGCTCGTGCCCGCCCCGTTCGATTTCCGCCTCGGGCCGACGATCACCCGGCTCATCGCCGAAGGCGCCCTCGGCGAAGTCCGCGAAGTCACCGTCCGCGTCCTCAACGGGCAGGGGCTCGACCCCCACGCCCCGCTTCACTGGCGGCAGCGGCGCGACTACTCCGGGCGAAACGTGCAGATGTTTGGCATTTACGTCGAAATCATCGAGCGGTGGCTCGGCCGCCACGCCGGCAGCGTCACCGCCGACGGCGCCATCCTCATCCCCGAGCGGCGCGACCCCGAGACCGGGCAGATGGCGCCTGTCACCGTGCCCGATACGTACGTTGTCTGCGGCGAGCTCGCCCGCGGCGCGCGCATCACCTACCACCTGAGCACGATGGCCGCCGGCGCCGAAGCGAACGGCATCGCCATCCACGGCACGAAGGCGGTGCTCCGCTGGCACCCCGGCGACACTGCGGAGATCGTCCCCTTCGGCCAGCAGCACGGCCACGCCATCGAACCCGACCCCGGCACCGACCGCGGCTGGCGGGTCGAAGAGGACTTCATCGCCTCCATCCGCGAGGGCGCACCCGTCCGGCTTACCAACTTCGAAGACGGCGTCGCGTACATGCGCGTCGTCGATGCCGCCCACCGCAGCTGGGAAGAAGGCCGCCGCCTGCCCCTCGGCGAGTAAGGGAGGAGGGAGGCCCCGCCCCTGCCCCGTCCCCGCCCCGAGGGAGGAGGGAGCCCCGCCCCTGCCCCGTTCCCCTGCCGAGGGAGGAGGGAGCCCGGCCCGTCCCCGTTCCCCCGCCGAGGGAGGAGGGAGCCCGGCCACCCCCTCGTCTCCTCCCCAGGGGAGGAGGGAGGAGTATGGAAGGTTTGAGGTTGGACCCCGGAAGCGGTCTTCACCTCTCATCCCTCCTCCCTCCTCCCTCGGTGGGGTGGATGGGCAGGGTTGGGCTCCCTTCTCCCTCCTCCCTGGGGAGGCGGAGCGGCCGGGCGGGGCTCCCCGCTCCCTGCTCCCTGCTCCCCGCTCCCCGCTACTCCCAGTACCTCCTCCCGAACAGCTCCTCCGCCAGCCCCGCCTCCTCTGCATCGCGCGGGGGCAGGCCGTGCATCGCCAGCCCCAGCACCTCCGCCTCCCGCAGCGTCCGGTCCCGGTCGAGCGGCGCCTGCCCGGCGGCGAACACCACCCGCAGCGCCGCGATGATCGCCTGCGCCCGCGGCGGGTCGCACTCCTCCCGCCAGAGCGCATCGATCACGTTCCATGCCGCCGCCAGCGGGTCGCGCTCCGAAACCGGC
It encodes:
- a CDS encoding Gfo/Idh/MocA family protein — encoded protein: MSTIRIGLIGAGANTAAQHIPGFRRIPGVEIVGVVNRTPESSRRVADQFGIPRVFESPEALCADPEIDAVCIGTWPYKHRDYTIMALEAGKHVLCEARMAMDLPEALEMLAAARRHPELVAQLVPAPFDFRLGPTITRLIAEGALGEVREVTVRVLNGQGLDPHAPLHWRQRRDYSGRNVQMFGIYVEIIERWLGRHAGSVTADGAILIPERRDPETGQMAPVTVPDTYVVCGELARGARITYHLSTMAAGAEANGIAIHGTKAVLRWHPGDTAEIVPFGQQHGHAIEPDPGTDRGWRVEEDFIASIREGAPVRLTNFEDGVAYMRVVDAAHRSWEEGRRLPLGE